Part of the Nitrospirota bacterium genome is shown below.
GCGGCTACTCTGCAGGGGATGAAGAAAATACCCTAAAGGGACAGTTCTCGATAGGAGATAAAAGAACAACATGTGAGGTCATAAGGCACATCTCAAAGGACGGCTTTGCCCCGAGCTTCTGCACCGCATGCTATCGCACCGGCAGGACAGGACAGGAGTTCATGGAGTTCGCAAAGCCGGGAGAGATACAGAGGTTCTGCCTGCCCAATTCCATCCTGAGCTTCAAAGAATATCTGCTTGATTATGGCGACGAGGAACTCCGCCGGACAGGGGATGAGTTAATCCAATCACAAACCGCCTCAATCGAAGACCCAAAACTCAGAAATGCAACCATTAAGAAGCTTGAAGAGATAGAGCAGGGCAAGAGAGACCTTTATTTTTAATGGGGTCACATAATATGGCTGATACAGACTTGAATGGGCAAGCGACCTGCATGCTGAATTTGAAACCATTAATCCCTTCATAGAAAGTAATGGAAGAATAGGGAGACTTTTATTAAGTATTCTAACCATGAAGAACGGCT
Proteins encoded:
- a CDS encoding Fic family protein — its product is MHAEFETINPFIESNGRIGRLLLSILTMKNGYCPVINPQIRRVEYIAALKKGK